The bacterium genomic interval CACGGATGGCATGGAATTCGGGGAACTGGCGGACACGGTGTCGGTCTTTAGCCGCCAGCCGGGAACCCGGATGAAGGTGGTGCTGGGGCGCGCCTTGATGGTCAGTGAGGCGGATTGGCTTCGGGCGCTGGCGGCCCTCTTGGCGGGGTTGCCTTCCCCTCCCGGCGATCAGAATCGTGTGATTCTGGTAGCACATGGAAGTACGGATCCACGGGCTGAAAAGACACTTATGGCGTCAGCCCAGAGTTGTCGCAAGGTTGACTCCCGACTTAGACTCGGTATGATCCTAGGCATGCCCGACCGTGATGCGGTGGTTCGTGAATGTCTGGCCGACGGCGTGCGAAAAGTCTGGTTAGTACCTTGTATGGTGGTGGCCGGGTTTACAGCGAAGGAAGACATTGCCGGGCAGAGCGAAAAATCCTGGGCAACGTCCCTGACCCGGGCGGGGATTGAAGTCGTACCTGTTATCAGGGGATTGGGTGAAATTGATGGCGTGGTGAAAATTTGGATGGATCAGGCGGATGAATTGCTGAAAAAGGCTGATGCCATTTCACCCTAAACCGATCGAGTTTGGGTAAGGATATGTTCATGTTCGTAATCGTAATCTTAATCGTAATCGTAATCGATTGCCCCGGAAAGGATTACGATTACGATTATGATTATGATTTGGAGCCGGCGTTGCCGGTACAGGAATAACAATGCGAGACGAATCCCGAATCCGTAAAACACTGCCAGTGAACCTCATGCTTGAGGGGCGTTCCTGCTTGGTTGTTGGCAGCGGCCAGATTGCGGCGCGCAAAGTGGGGCATTTACTTGAGGCGGGTGCCTCTGTAACGGTGGTTGGACCGGAGGCTTCTGAAGACATCCGGCGGTGGACGGCAGAGGGGCGTATCCAGTACAAGGCGCGCCCATTCCGGAGTTCGGATCTCAAAGGGCAGCGGGTGGTAGTGGCGGCAACAGACAGTCTGACGGTGAACGGAGAGGTGCTGCGGCTTTGTCGTCAGAAGAACATCATGTGTTCCGCAGCGGATGCGCACTGGACTGAGGCTGATTTTCTGATCCCGGCCACCTTGAGACGGCCCCACCTCACCTTAACCATTTCGACGGGAGGTGAATCCTGCCGGCGTGCTAGGTTGACCAAGGATTATCTGGCACGGCATCTGGATATACTGGGGTCCGCTGACTTGATAGTGGTATCTATCAAGCGCCCTCGACGTACAGCAAAGAGCCAGGTTATTGAGCTGGGTGCGATACTCAAGCAGATCTGGGGGATTCATGAATTTGTGATCCTGAACCGGGCGGATCGGATTGAGGTTCTGGCGGTTCTGGCATGTCAAACCAATGTTGTGGCCAAACTCATGATGGACTGTATTCGCGCGCGCTTTCCCGGACGATGTTGTGTGCAGGAAGGGGCTTCGGCGGTTGAATATGTAGCCGAAGGGCTTTGTGGTGACTCCCGTTTGCCTTCATGTTCGCGCGGCTCACGCGAGGTTCGCCCTCCATTAGAATTCTCT includes:
- a CDS encoding bifunctional precorrin-2 dehydrogenase/sirohydrochlorin ferrochelatase, which codes for MRDESRIRKTLPVNLMLEGRSCLVVGSGQIAARKVGHLLEAGASVTVVGPEASEDIRRWTAEGRIQYKARPFRSSDLKGQRVVVAATDSLTVNGEVLRLCRQKNIMCSAADAHWTEADFLIPATLRRPHLTLTISTGGESCRRARLTKDYLARHLDILGSADLIVVSIKRPRRTAKSQVIELGAILKQIWGIHEFVILNRADRIEVLAVLACQTNVVAKLMMDCIRARFPGRCCVQEGASAVEYVAEGLCGDSRLPSCSRGSREVRPPLEFSVASRSSHMEGEPRVSRVTEKETLRAALRDSTQVGWAGVMMKEWMDAGLRLADKIRIARAKPLKSGVSGLSREYQRQYESIIRSI